Proteins encoded in a region of the Streptomyces akebiae genome:
- a CDS encoding MFS transporter has protein sequence MEHPTNRSTSMRRVATASCVGTTIEFYDFFIYGTAAALVFPQVFFPALGSAAATVASFATFAVAFVARPLGAIVFGHYGDRLGRKNTLIATLMLMGISTVVIGLLPGAATIGVAAPVALVVLRFLQGLAVGGEWAGATLLAAEYAPPAKRGLYGVFPQLGAAFAFALASGTFLAVNIALGETNPAFLDWGWRIPFLLSAVLVGLGLWVRTAIEETPAFRNERERRNDAAKRAKPPILDVFRAQPREVLLAGGVLTIVFALFYLGTAFLTSYATSTAGAGLERRTVLILNIVAAVVFGVTTAVSGIVSDRFGRRRVIVTCCALSIPWALVLFPIMDTGSVTGFAVALLGTLAIFGIAYGPVGAYLPEMFHTRYRYTGAGMGYNLGGVLGGAVAPLLAAQLVGSYGGYAVGLMIAALGLLSLVCVIALGETRHRAVDAAPEATTDVKDRLTPA, from the coding sequence ATGGAGCACCCAACGAACCGCTCGACGTCCATGCGCCGTGTCGCCACCGCCAGTTGTGTCGGCACCACCATCGAGTTCTACGACTTCTTCATCTACGGCACGGCCGCCGCCCTGGTCTTCCCGCAGGTGTTCTTCCCCGCACTGGGCAGCGCCGCGGCGACCGTCGCCTCGTTCGCGACCTTCGCGGTCGCCTTCGTCGCCCGCCCGCTCGGGGCGATCGTGTTCGGGCACTACGGCGACCGCCTGGGCCGCAAGAACACCCTCATCGCCACGCTCATGCTGATGGGGATCTCCACGGTCGTGATCGGCCTGCTCCCGGGCGCCGCCACCATCGGTGTCGCCGCGCCCGTCGCCCTGGTGGTCCTGCGCTTCCTGCAGGGCCTCGCCGTCGGCGGTGAGTGGGCCGGCGCGACCCTGCTCGCCGCGGAGTACGCCCCACCGGCCAAGCGCGGGCTGTACGGCGTCTTTCCCCAACTCGGCGCGGCCTTCGCGTTCGCCCTGGCCAGCGGCACTTTCCTCGCCGTGAACATTGCGCTCGGCGAGACCAACCCGGCCTTCCTCGACTGGGGCTGGCGGATCCCGTTCCTCCTCAGCGCCGTCCTCGTCGGCCTGGGCCTGTGGGTGCGCACGGCCATCGAGGAGACGCCGGCCTTTCGCAACGAGCGCGAGCGGCGGAACGACGCGGCGAAGCGGGCCAAGCCCCCGATCCTCGACGTCTTCCGGGCCCAGCCCCGCGAGGTCCTGCTCGCCGGCGGCGTACTGACGATCGTGTTCGCGCTGTTCTACCTGGGCACCGCCTTCCTCACCAGCTACGCCACCAGCACCGCCGGGGCCGGACTCGAGCGCCGCACCGTGCTGATCCTCAACATCGTCGCCGCGGTCGTGTTCGGCGTGACCACGGCGGTGTCGGGAATCGTGTCCGACCGGTTCGGACGCCGCAGAGTGATCGTCACCTGCTGCGCGCTGTCGATTCCCTGGGCGCTGGTCCTCTTCCCGATCATGGACACCGGGTCGGTGACCGGCTTCGCCGTCGCCCTCCTCGGCACCCTGGCGATCTTCGGGATCGCCTACGGCCCGGTCGGCGCCTACCTGCCCGAGATGTTCCACACCCGCTACCGCTACACCGGCGCCGGAATGGGCTACAACCTCGGGGGCGTCCTCGGCGGAGCCGTCGCCCCGCTGCTCGCGGCCCAACTCGTCGGCAGCTACGGCGGCTACGCCGTCGGCCTCATGATCGCCGCGCTCGGACTGCTCAGCCTGGTCTGTGTCATCGCTCTGGGCGAGACCAGGCATCGCGCCGTCGACGCGGCCCCGGAGGCCACCACCGACGTCAAGGACAGGCTCACCCCAGCCTGA
- a CDS encoding acyl-CoA dehydrogenase family protein has product MSRTPVSRLLPTEEAAELLELTRAIADGALAPRAAEDEAAERFPRDVFRTLGRAGLLGLPFPEEWGGAGLPYEVYVQVLEEISARWASVGIGVSVHALSCFALANHGTDEQRGQWLPEMLGGELLGAYCLSEAHAGSDPAAMRTRADREETDGGDSGDYVLRGEKAWTTHGGHADFYTVMARTGEHRSQGISCFLVPADAPNLSADPPERKMGLTAQATATMRFDGVRVCAGRRIGAEGQGLSLALAGLDAGRLGIAAVAVGLAQGALDDAVAYAKEREAFGRPIIDHQGLAFLLADMEAAVESARATLLSAARRKDAGLPYGRQASIAKLVATEAAMRVTTDAVQVFGGAGYTRDFPVERYMREAKVMQIFEGTNQIQRMVISRELARGRRGPVAHVLSLASPDFPESLEGSRS; this is encoded by the coding sequence ATGTCCCGCACACCCGTGTCCCGACTGCTGCCGACCGAGGAGGCCGCGGAGCTGCTGGAGCTGACACGCGCCATAGCCGACGGAGCACTGGCTCCGCGCGCCGCGGAGGACGAGGCCGCCGAGCGTTTCCCGCGCGACGTCTTCCGCACACTGGGCCGCGCCGGGCTGCTCGGGCTGCCCTTCCCCGAGGAGTGGGGCGGCGCCGGACTGCCCTACGAGGTCTACGTGCAGGTCCTTGAGGAGATCTCGGCGCGCTGGGCGAGCGTCGGCATCGGGGTGAGCGTGCACGCGCTGTCCTGTTTCGCGCTGGCGAACCACGGCACCGACGAGCAGCGGGGGCAGTGGCTGCCGGAGATGCTCGGCGGGGAACTGCTGGGCGCGTACTGCCTGTCGGAGGCCCACGCGGGCTCCGACCCGGCCGCGATGCGCACCCGCGCCGACCGGGAGGAGACCGACGGGGGCGACAGCGGCGACTACGTACTGCGCGGTGAGAAGGCGTGGACCACCCACGGCGGGCACGCCGATTTCTACACCGTCATGGCGCGCACCGGCGAGCACCGCAGCCAGGGCATCTCCTGCTTCCTGGTCCCGGCCGACGCGCCGAACCTGTCGGCCGACCCCCCGGAACGCAAGATGGGTCTGACGGCGCAGGCCACCGCGACCATGCGCTTCGACGGCGTACGCGTCTGCGCCGGGCGCAGGATCGGCGCGGAGGGCCAGGGCCTGTCCCTGGCGCTCGCCGGCCTCGACGCGGGTCGGCTGGGCATCGCGGCCGTCGCCGTCGGGCTGGCACAGGGGGCGTTGGACGACGCCGTGGCCTATGCGAAGGAGAGGGAGGCGTTCGGCCGGCCGATCATCGACCACCAGGGGCTGGCGTTCTTGCTCGCCGACATGGAGGCGGCCGTGGAGTCCGCCCGCGCGACGCTGCTGTCGGCGGCGCGGCGCAAGGACGCCGGTCTGCCGTACGGCCGCCAGGCCAGTATCGCCAAGCTGGTCGCCACCGAGGCCGCGATGCGGGTGACCACGGACGCCGTCCAGGTCTTCGGCGGCGCGGGCTACACCAGGGACTTCCCCGTGGAGCGGTACATGCGGGAGGCGAAGGTGATGCAGATCTTCGAAGGCACCAACCAGATCCAGCGCATGGTCATCAGCCGGGAACTCGCGCGTGGCCGCCGCGGGCCTGTCGCCCACGTCCTCTCCCTCGCCTCCCCTGATTTCCCTGAGTCCTTGGAAGGGAGCCGGTCGTGA
- a CDS encoding AMP-binding protein, with protein MTTHGRSAEVREHSPAPAAPEQRVRELLALFDSPDACAAELLCDRHPEEAVAFTVVDADLSAEDLTYGRLRRESARFAAALADLGVEPGDAVATLMGKSADLVVALLGIWRRGAVHLPLFTAFAPPAIRLRLDAGRAKVVVVDADQRAKLAPGDDMPADPAWLTVVAGDTSDEGALSFAGLLAGYAGDEPQGRPVAVGGDGPLVQLFTSGTTGTPKGVPVPVKALASFQAYLEFGLDVRPDDVFWNAADPGWAYGLYYAVLGPLATGTRSLLLHAGFSPALTWQVLRTFGVTNFAAAPTVYRSLKAAAEPVPDGVRLRRASSAGEPLTPEVVSWSEQALGVAVRDHYGQTEHGMVIVGGWADAVRTSVPPGSMGRPLPGWSAEVLHDDRDEPAPPGTLGRVAIDVTGSPLLWFSGYADAPEKTAERFSADGRWYLTGDAGARSADGDFFFSARDDDVIIMAGYRIGPFDVESVLVQHESVVEAAVVGVPDALRGEVLEAYVVLGDPAAGDAALAEELQHLVKRRFAAHAYPRTVHFTDRLPKTPSGKIQRFLLRERRALEIRQS; from the coding sequence GTGACTACCCACGGTCGTTCCGCTGAGGTGCGGGAGCACTCCCCCGCCCCGGCCGCGCCGGAGCAGCGGGTGCGGGAACTGCTCGCGCTCTTCGATTCTCCGGACGCCTGTGCCGCGGAATTGCTGTGCGACCGCCACCCCGAGGAGGCGGTGGCCTTCACGGTCGTGGACGCGGACCTGTCCGCCGAAGACCTCACCTATGGACGGCTGCGCCGCGAGTCGGCCCGTTTCGCCGCCGCGCTGGCCGATCTGGGTGTCGAGCCGGGGGACGCCGTCGCCACGCTGATGGGCAAGTCAGCCGACCTGGTCGTGGCACTGCTGGGCATCTGGCGGCGGGGTGCGGTGCACCTGCCGCTGTTCACCGCGTTCGCCCCACCCGCGATTCGGCTCCGGCTCGACGCCGGCCGGGCGAAGGTCGTCGTGGTCGACGCGGATCAGCGCGCCAAGCTCGCACCCGGTGACGACATGCCGGCCGATCCGGCCTGGCTGACCGTGGTCGCCGGTGACACGTCGGACGAGGGCGCCCTCTCCTTCGCGGGACTGCTGGCCGGCTACGCCGGAGACGAGCCGCAGGGCCGGCCCGTCGCCGTGGGCGGGGACGGGCCGCTGGTCCAGCTGTTCACCTCGGGCACGACGGGCACGCCGAAGGGTGTCCCCGTGCCTGTCAAGGCACTGGCCTCCTTCCAGGCGTACCTGGAGTTCGGCCTCGACGTCCGCCCCGACGACGTGTTCTGGAACGCCGCCGACCCCGGCTGGGCGTACGGCCTGTACTACGCCGTCCTCGGCCCGCTGGCCACCGGCACCCGCAGCCTGCTGCTGCACGCAGGCTTCAGCCCGGCTCTCACCTGGCAGGTGCTCCGCACCTTCGGCGTCACGAACTTCGCGGCCGCTCCCACTGTCTACCGCAGCCTCAAGGCCGCGGCCGAGCCCGTTCCGGACGGCGTCCGGCTGCGGCGGGCCTCATCGGCCGGTGAACCGCTCACACCGGAAGTCGTCTCCTGGTCCGAGCAGGCCCTCGGCGTGGCGGTACGCGACCACTACGGGCAGACCGAGCACGGCATGGTGATCGTGGGCGGCTGGGCCGACGCCGTACGGACGTCGGTCCCGCCCGGCTCGATGGGCAGGCCACTGCCCGGCTGGTCGGCCGAGGTGCTGCACGACGACCGGGACGAGCCGGCGCCGCCGGGCACTCTCGGCCGCGTCGCGATCGACGTCACCGGCAGTCCGCTGCTGTGGTTCTCCGGGTACGCGGACGCACCGGAGAAGACCGCCGAGCGCTTCAGCGCCGACGGCCGCTGGTACCTCACCGGCGACGCGGGCGCCCGGAGCGCCGACGGCGACTTCTTCTTCTCCGCCCGCGACGACGACGTGATCATCATGGCGGGCTACCGGATCGGCCCGTTCGACGTGGAGAGCGTGCTGGTGCAGCACGAGAGCGTCGTCGAGGCGGCCGTCGTGGGGGTGCCGGACGCGCTGCGCGGCGAGGTGCTGGAGGCGTACGTCGTGCTGGGTGATCCGGCGGCGGGCGACGCGGCCCTCGCCGAGGAGCTGCAGCACCTCGTCAAGCGCAGGTTCGCCGCGCACGCCTATCCCCGGACCGTGCACTTCACCGACCGGCTGCCCAAGACACCCAGCGGCAAGATCCAGCGCTTCCTGCTGCGCGAGCGGCGCGCTCTGGAGATCCGGCAGTCCTGA
- a CDS encoding TetR/AcrR family transcriptional regulator, with protein MSKPSARMRLADAAFALFDECGYEQTTVDDIAERAGVGRTTFFRHYRSKEGVIFPDHDRLLELIRDRLATSSHSTALVAVSDAVRLVLLHYIDEGDLARRRYALTSKVTALRDREIASVARYQRLFREFIADWMGDPTESASLRAELMAAAVVAAHNHVLRRWLRGESPDPVREIDEAMREVLALFPAPGASPEVGGGTTVVAFRTGQHIDALLPELRRLVEGESGH; from the coding sequence ATGAGCAAGCCATCTGCGCGGATGCGACTGGCGGACGCCGCGTTCGCCCTCTTCGACGAGTGCGGCTACGAGCAGACCACCGTGGACGACATCGCCGAACGGGCCGGTGTGGGACGTACGACGTTCTTCCGGCACTACCGGTCCAAGGAAGGGGTCATCTTCCCGGACCACGACCGGCTGCTGGAGCTGATCAGGGACCGGCTGGCGACCTCCAGTCACAGCACCGCGCTGGTCGCCGTGTCCGACGCGGTCCGCCTGGTGCTGCTGCACTACATCGACGAAGGCGATCTCGCTCGGCGGCGGTACGCGCTGACCAGCAAGGTGACCGCCCTGCGCGACCGGGAGATCGCCAGTGTGGCGCGCTACCAGCGACTGTTCCGCGAGTTCATCGCGGACTGGATGGGAGACCCGACCGAGTCGGCGTCGCTGAGGGCCGAACTCATGGCGGCGGCCGTCGTCGCGGCCCACAACCACGTGCTCCGCCGATGGCTGCGCGGCGAGTCCCCCGATCCGGTCAGGGAGATCGACGAAGCCATGCGCGAGGTGCTCGCGCTGTTCCCGGCACCCGGCGCCTCGCCGGAGGTCGGGGGCGGTACCACCGTCGTCGCGTTCCGGACCGGTCAGCACATCGACGCCCTGCTCCCCGAGCTGCGGCGCCTCGTCGAGGGCGAATCGGGGCACTGA
- a CDS encoding cytochrome P450: MISPALDAWAPGGGAAGHGPGHGIPGTRDPLGLLDLFGDPFVRDPYPWLDRLRSEAPVHHDPATGLWLVSRHQDVRHVLLDPDVFLPDNAQHSVTPLPVAVLRVLARGGFALPPALANNGTPTHPGLRRLVTRFFHANRVADAVPVIERIADGLLDEVRSQLDSTGHCDLFTWFAQLLPCKVLMELLGIRGVDPATLIRWSDASLELFWGRPPLARQLELAKLVVEFHQWLTDTVRGGTAAPDSFIGALARHRLPDGRPLDVATAVGVCFFVFIAGQSTTGQLITTVLRRALAESAMWPRVAGEAGLAEAWVEEILRREPPVTTWRRVTARATEVSGVRLPAGAQVLVMLLGSGSDPEVFPSPERLCPRRENIRHHLAFGAGRHRCPGASLARTEAAVALRAAARGLPGIRPAVGAGEPPMLGLLSFRAPLALVVE; this comes from the coding sequence GTGATCTCCCCAGCTCTTGACGCATGGGCACCCGGCGGCGGCGCGGCGGGGCACGGCCCGGGGCACGGAATTCCGGGCACCCGTGATCCGCTCGGTCTGCTCGACCTGTTCGGCGACCCCTTTGTCCGCGACCCCTACCCCTGGCTGGACCGGCTGCGGTCCGAGGCTCCCGTGCACCACGACCCGGCCACGGGGCTCTGGCTGGTCAGCCGCCACCAGGACGTGCGCCACGTACTGCTGGACCCGGACGTCTTCCTTCCCGACAACGCCCAGCACAGCGTCACCCCGCTGCCCGTCGCCGTGTTGCGGGTGCTCGCCCGTGGCGGTTTCGCCCTTCCGCCCGCGCTCGCCAACAACGGCACCCCGACCCATCCCGGACTCCGCCGGCTGGTCACCCGGTTCTTCCACGCGAACCGTGTCGCGGACGCCGTACCCGTGATCGAGCGCATCGCCGACGGACTGCTCGACGAGGTGCGGTCGCAGCTCGACTCGACCGGCCACTGCGACCTGTTCACCTGGTTCGCGCAGCTCCTCCCCTGCAAGGTGCTGATGGAGCTCCTCGGTATACGGGGAGTGGATCCCGCCACCCTCATCCGCTGGAGCGACGCCTCGCTGGAGCTGTTCTGGGGCAGGCCTCCGCTCGCACGTCAGCTGGAGCTGGCGAAGCTCGTCGTGGAGTTCCACCAGTGGCTCACCGACACCGTGCGCGGCGGGACGGCCGCCCCCGACTCGTTCATCGGGGCGCTCGCCCGGCACCGGCTGCCCGACGGCAGGCCGTTGGACGTCGCGACCGCGGTCGGGGTGTGCTTCTTCGTCTTCATCGCCGGCCAGTCCACGACCGGGCAGCTCATCACCACCGTGCTGCGCCGGGCGCTGGCCGAGTCCGCAATGTGGCCGCGCGTGGCCGGGGAAGCGGGTCTGGCCGAGGCCTGGGTGGAAGAGATCCTGCGGCGCGAGCCGCCCGTGACCACCTGGCGCCGGGTGACGGCGCGGGCCACCGAAGTGAGCGGGGTACGCCTACCGGCGGGCGCGCAGGTGCTGGTGATGCTCCTGGGCAGCGGATCCGATCCGGAGGTCTTCCCCTCCCCGGAACGCTTGTGTCCGCGCCGGGAGAACATCCGTCACCATCTGGCCTTCGGCGCCGGCCGGCACCGCTGCCCGGGCGCTTCGCTGGCACGCACGGAGGCCGCGGTCGCCCTGCGGGCGGCGGCCCGCGGCCTGCCGGGCATCCGACCGGCGGTCGGCGCCGGGGAACCGCCGATGCTCGGCCTGTTGTCGTTCCGGGCGCCCCTGGCTCTGGTCGTCGAGTAG
- a CDS encoding SDR family oxidoreductase: MFETAGASAPTTVVTGSTGRLGGRVARRLAERGIPQKLLVRSLERAPRLTAAVAVRGAYADQDAVREALAGTRTLFMVSAAESADRLAHHKAFVDAAAEAGVRHLVYVSFYGAAPDATFTLARDHFHTEQHIRASGLAYTFLRDNVYADFVPDLVGEDGAIRGPADNGRASFVAQDDIADAAVAVLSRPDDHPGMTYDLTGPESLTLDDAAAILSEQLGRAVTYRRETVEEAYASRASYGAPSWQLDAWVSTYTAIASGELDGVSDAVPRLTGRPATPLADVMRAAAR, translated from the coding sequence ATGTTCGAAACAGCAGGCGCATCCGCTCCCACGACCGTCGTCACCGGCTCCACCGGGCGGCTCGGCGGACGCGTCGCCCGGCGACTCGCCGAGCGAGGCATCCCGCAGAAACTCCTGGTCCGCAGCCTGGAGCGCGCCCCTCGGCTGACCGCGGCGGTCGCCGTGCGCGGCGCGTACGCCGACCAGGACGCCGTACGGGAGGCCCTCGCGGGGACCCGCACCCTCTTCATGGTCTCCGCCGCCGAGAGCGCCGACCGGCTCGCCCACCACAAGGCGTTCGTGGATGCCGCCGCGGAAGCGGGTGTGCGGCACCTGGTGTACGTCTCTTTCTACGGTGCGGCACCTGACGCCACCTTCACCCTGGCGCGCGACCACTTCCACACCGAGCAGCACATCCGCGCGAGCGGACTCGCGTACACCTTCCTCCGGGACAATGTGTACGCGGACTTCGTCCCCGACCTGGTCGGCGAGGACGGCGCCATCCGCGGTCCGGCCGACAACGGGCGCGCCTCGTTCGTCGCCCAGGACGACATCGCCGACGCGGCCGTCGCCGTGCTGTCCCGGCCGGACGACCACCCGGGCATGACGTACGACCTGACCGGGCCCGAGTCGCTCACGCTGGACGACGCGGCCGCCATCCTGTCCGAGCAGCTCGGACGCGCCGTCACCTACCGGCGGGAGACGGTCGAGGAGGCCTACGCCTCCCGTGCCTCCTACGGCGCTCCGTCCTGGCAGCTGGACGCCTGGGTGTCCACCTACACGGCCATCGCCTCCGGTGAGCTCGACGGCGTCAGTGATGCCGTGCCGCGCCTCACCGGCCGCCCCGCCACGCCCCTCGCCGACGTCATGCGCGCCGCAGCGCGCTGA
- a CDS encoding SDR family NAD(P)-dependent oxidoreductase — protein sequence MNLTGTAALVTGGASGLGRATATELLRAGAHVVIADLPSSPGEAVATELAAIGPTVRFVPCDVTDPDDVRAAVDAAGEPAPLRTAVNCAGVATPGRMLSREGPLALDDFARVVHVNLTGTFNVFRLAAHRISETESVDGERGVLVATASVAAYDGQIGQAAYAASKAGVAGLTLPAARELARHRIRVMAIAPGLFDTPLMAGLPQDARDSLGSQVPHPARLGDPSEFAALVRHIAENPMLNGEVIRLDGAIRMAPR from the coding sequence GTGAACCTCACCGGAACCGCCGCCCTCGTCACCGGCGGCGCCAGCGGTCTCGGCCGAGCGACCGCCACCGAACTGCTGCGCGCCGGGGCTCATGTGGTGATCGCCGACCTGCCCTCCTCCCCCGGCGAGGCTGTCGCGACGGAACTCGCCGCCATCGGGCCCACGGTGCGCTTCGTCCCCTGCGACGTGACCGATCCCGACGACGTCCGGGCGGCCGTGGACGCCGCAGGCGAGCCCGCTCCGCTGCGTACGGCCGTGAACTGCGCGGGGGTCGCCACTCCCGGGCGCATGCTGTCGCGGGAAGGACCGCTCGCCCTGGACGACTTCGCCCGTGTGGTCCACGTCAACCTGACCGGCACCTTCAACGTGTTCCGGCTCGCCGCCCACCGCATCTCCGAGACCGAGAGCGTCGACGGCGAACGCGGGGTGCTCGTCGCCACGGCCTCGGTCGCCGCGTACGACGGACAGATCGGCCAGGCCGCGTACGCCGCCTCGAAGGCCGGCGTCGCCGGGCTGACGCTCCCCGCCGCCCGCGAACTGGCCCGGCACCGCATCCGGGTGATGGCCATCGCACCGGGCCTCTTCGACACCCCCTTGATGGCGGGGCTCCCTCAGGACGCCCGTGACTCGCTCGGCAGCCAGGTGCCCCACCCGGCCCGCCTCGGTGATCCGTCCGAGTTCGCCGCCCTGGTCCGCCACATCGCCGAGAACCCGATGCTGAACGGTGAGGTCATCCGCCTCGACGGCGCCATCCGGATGGCGCCCCGTTGA
- a CDS encoding helix-turn-helix domain-containing protein, which translates to MMAKNRHDSSCDIPEILFAAPAGTPVGIEVMSLAELRRRVPEHTLARPQRPDFHHLLTLTAGDLRHVVDFDDYALRPGSWLWVRPGQVQQWGDLAHAEGTLILFRQDVLDPATATAARIDDPHAPVVTTPVAADSEAVNMAADHLSHEFQSLGHLPLDMHIAALRHLLAVLVLRLAHLTVPVGSPAPEPDETYLRFRDAVERHFAATRRVEDYAHMLGYSGRTLSRATLAGAGIGAKEFIDRRVVLEAKRLLAHSDESAAQISDHLGFVTHSQFSKFFLQRAGCTPIDFRDGVRGRDDGPEP; encoded by the coding sequence ATGATGGCCAAGAACCGACATGACTCCTCGTGCGACATCCCGGAGATCCTGTTCGCCGCGCCCGCCGGAACGCCCGTCGGCATCGAGGTCATGTCGCTGGCCGAGCTACGGCGGCGGGTCCCCGAGCACACTCTCGCCCGGCCCCAGCGCCCCGACTTCCATCATCTGCTCACGCTCACCGCGGGCGACCTCCGGCACGTCGTCGATTTCGACGACTACGCCCTGCGCCCGGGCTCCTGGCTGTGGGTACGCCCGGGGCAGGTGCAGCAGTGGGGCGACCTCGCCCATGCCGAGGGCACCTTGATTCTCTTCCGGCAGGACGTGCTGGACCCGGCCACGGCGACAGCCGCCAGGATCGACGATCCGCACGCACCGGTCGTCACCACTCCGGTCGCCGCCGACTCCGAGGCGGTGAACATGGCCGCGGACCACCTGAGCCACGAGTTCCAGTCGCTCGGTCACCTGCCTCTCGACATGCACATCGCGGCACTGCGGCACCTCCTCGCCGTCCTGGTCCTGCGACTGGCCCACCTCACCGTCCCGGTCGGCAGCCCCGCTCCGGAGCCCGACGAGACCTATCTGCGCTTCCGGGACGCGGTCGAACGGCACTTCGCCGCCACCCGACGGGTGGAGGACTACGCCCACATGCTCGGCTACTCGGGGCGCACCCTCTCCCGGGCGACCCTGGCGGGCGCCGGGATCGGAGCGAAGGAGTTCATCGACCGCCGGGTCGTGCTGGAGGCGAAGCGTCTGCTGGCGCACAGCGACGAGAGCGCGGCGCAGATCTCGGATCACCTGGGCTTCGTCACGCACTCCCAGTTCAGCAAGTTCTTCCTGCAACGCGCCGGCTGTACCCCGATCGACTTCCGCGACGGGGTCCGGGGTCGCGACGACGGCCCCGAGCCGTAG
- a CDS encoding helix-turn-helix transcriptional regulator — MHSSTDTSLRPDDGDAFRQALRSLHQRSRIPVVFGGQVREHVLHLSQFIGARTAALRGLDVRAETGLGGRVLASARPAAVADYGADRSITHDYDGPVHAEGIRSVVAVPVVVAGAVRGVLYGASRGTTPLGDRATDVVVDASRRLAGEVAVRDEVDRRLRLLRVAQSEPAGDRFMVEEVRELHAELRMIAQDVEDDALRARLGAASRRLAALGAAPEPEPVTPLSPREIDVLAQIALGCTNAEAGRRLGLRTETVKAYLRSAMRKLDARTRLAAVVTARRRGLLP; from the coding sequence ATGCACTCCAGCACGGACACCTCCCTGCGGCCCGACGACGGGGACGCCTTCCGGCAAGCCCTCCGATCACTCCACCAGCGCTCGCGCATCCCGGTCGTCTTCGGCGGTCAGGTGCGCGAACACGTGCTGCACCTGTCGCAGTTCATCGGTGCCCGGACGGCTGCGCTGCGCGGCCTCGACGTGCGCGCCGAGACCGGCCTGGGCGGTCGCGTCCTGGCCAGTGCGCGGCCTGCCGCCGTGGCCGACTACGGGGCGGACCGGTCGATCACGCACGACTACGACGGCCCGGTGCACGCGGAGGGCATCCGTTCCGTCGTCGCCGTTCCCGTGGTCGTGGCCGGAGCGGTACGTGGCGTGCTGTACGGCGCGAGCCGGGGCACCACACCCCTGGGGGACAGGGCGACGGACGTGGTCGTGGACGCCTCGCGACGGCTGGCCGGCGAGGTCGCCGTACGGGATGAGGTCGATCGGCGCCTGCGGCTGCTGCGGGTCGCGCAGAGCGAGCCCGCCGGGGACCGGTTCATGGTCGAGGAGGTCCGCGAACTCCACGCGGAGCTGCGGATGATCGCTCAGGACGTCGAGGACGACGCCCTTCGCGCCCGGCTGGGCGCGGCGTCCCGCCGCCTGGCCGCCCTCGGCGCGGCACCGGAGCCCGAGCCGGTCACGCCACTGTCGCCCAGGGAAATCGACGTGCTCGCCCAGATCGCCCTGGGCTGCACCAACGCCGAGGCAGGCCGCCGCCTCGGGCTCCGGACCGAGACCGTCAAGGCGTATCTGCGCAGCGCGATGCGCAAACTCGACGCCCGCACACGCCTCGCCGCGGTCGTCACCGCCCGACGGCGGGGTCTGCTGCCGTAG